The Nocardia vinacea genome contains the following window.
ATGGACTGGGAACGCTTCGCAGTCTCCCGCAACTACCCCACTCCGACGATCGAGGCCCTGATGAACCCCGCATCGACCGAACCCTCCCCCAGCGTCGCGACCGGATCGTTGCGGACCCGGCTGCGCAACACGGCCCCGCAGCACGCCCGAGAGCTGCTGCGCCGGGAGGTCTCTACAGCCGTGGCTGCCCTGCTGGGTTGCGATCCCGATCACCTCGACCCTCGCCGCGGGCTCGAGGAGATGGGCCTGGACTCGTTGGGCGCTCTGGACCTGCGCGCGAAGCTGGAAACCGATCTCGGTGTGCGACTGTCTGCCACCGTCGCGTTCGACCACCCCTGCGTCGATGCCCTGGTCGAGCACCTCGCCGACCGGCATTTCACCGATGACATCACGGCCACACCGGCACCGATCCCGGTAACTGCGGAGCCCGTAGCTGCGGCCGGGGCGGGTGCGCGACCCGATCGAGACGCCGAGGCGGCGCAGGGGGAGACCGGGGTCGCGATCATCGGCATGGCGTGCAAGTTCCCGGGCGCCGATTCTCCCGACGAGTTGTGGAAGCTGCTGCTCGAAGGCCAGGATATGGTGGCCGAAATCCCGCCTGGCCGTTGGGATGTCGATGGCTTCTACGATCCGTCGCCGCAGGCACCGGGCAAGATGCATGTTCGTGATGCTGCGACGATCACCGGCCTGGACTTCTTCGACACAGGTTTCTTCGGGATCTCCCCGCGCGAGGCCGCGAGCATGGATCCGCGGCATCGGCTGCTGCTGGCATCGGCGTGGCACGCGGTGGAGAACGCCGGAATCGACCCGACATCTTTGCATGGCAGCGACACCGCGGTCTATCTCGGCTGCGACGAGTTCCTCAACGACTACCTGCGCCAAGCCGACGCCGGCCTGGGCAGCGAACCTTATTTGGCGACCGGGACGACGCTGAGCATGACCGCAGGGCGGTTGTCCTACAAGTTCGGCTGCCACGGCCCGAGCCTGGTGATCGCCACCGGATGCTCATCAGCGCTGGTCGCGGTGCACTCCGCGGTGCAGGCGATCCGCAGCGGTGACTGCGAACTCGCGATCGTCGGCAGCGGCAAACTGATGGTGGACCCGCTCGAAACCGTCCAACTGTGCAAGCTGGGCGCATTGGCGTCCGACGGGCGTTCGAAAGTGTTCTCCGCGGCCGCCGACGGATTCGGGCGCGGCGAGGGTGTCGCGACGATCGTGCTGAAGCGCCTCGACCACGCTCTCACCGACGGCGACCCCATCCACGCGGTGATCCGCGGGTCCGCGGTCAACCACGACGGGCCCAGCTCCGGGTTGACCGTCCCCAACGGTGCCGCGCAAACAGCGGTCATCACACGTGCGCTGCGCAACGCCGGAATCACCGCCGCCGAGGTCACCTACGTCGAAACCCACGGCACCGGAACACAACTGGGTGACCCGATCGAACTCAACGCCCTCGGTGCCGCATTCGACGGCGACCGGGCCCGCGCACTGTTCGTCGGGTCGGTCAAGGCCAACATCGGACACCTCGAAGAAGCCGCAGGCCTGGCCGGACTGATCAAGACAGTCCTCATGGTGCACCACGGCGTCATCCCCGCCCAGCTGCACTGCGAACACCTCAACACCAACGTGGACTGGGCGCAGCTGCGGTTGCAGGTGCCCGGCACAGCCACGGACTGGCCGACCGACGCCGCGCGGATCGCCGGAGTGAGTTCCTTCGGCCTCAGCGGCACCAACGCCCACGTCATCGTCGAATCTCACACCCCCGCAACACAACCGACGCCGCAAGGACTGTTCGTCTTCCCGTTCTCCGCCCGCGACGAGGACGACCTGCGCGCCAGCATCGGGCGCATCGCCGACGCTCTGTCCGCCGGGCACGACCCGGGCGCGATCGCCTACACGCTGCAGGTGGGCCGCCAGCACTACCGCCACCGGCTGGCTGTCGTCGCTGCCTCGATTAGCGAAGTCCGCGCCCGCCTGCAGGCTGTGCTCGGCAACGGCGCGACCGCGGCCAGCGTGCACCGCGGTAATGCCGGGACCCAACCGCGTCACCTCGACCCGCAAGCCGCCGAGCATCTGTACGCCGACCGGGATCTCGTCGGTGTGGCCGCACGGTGGTGCGAGGGATTCGACATCGACTGGCAGCGCCTCTACCCCGCAGGCCTGCCACGGCGGGTCGCGCTGCCGGGCTATCCGTTCAAACACGAGAGCATCTGGAGTGCAACGCCGCCTGCGCTTGGCGCATCGGCCCAGGCCGCGCCGAAACCTGTGGCACCGCAACTAGATACACCTGCAACGCCTACACCATCGGCTTCGACAGTGCGCGCCGAGATCCACGCTGGTGTCGCCGCGTTGCTCGGCTTTACGCCTGAGGCGCTGGACAGCGCGGCCAGCCTCGAAGGGTTGGGCGCGGACTCGCTGATGTTCACCCGCCTGGGCCACTTCCTGCGCGATCACTACCAGGTCGAAATCCCATTCCAGCAACTCATCGACGAGGCGGCCACCGTCGACGATGTTGTCGCTGTGGTGACCGCCCGCCAGCCCCACACCACCGCACCGACCCCACCGAGCCCCGCACCAGCGGAACCGCTGGCGGCATCGACGCCGATGCTGCGATCCGGGCCCGCCAGCTTGGCGGGCGGGCCGCCAGTAGCGGGGCTGTTGACCGACCAGCAGACGGCCTTCATAGGCGAGCTCGTCGCGGCGTACGCCGCTCGCACTTCAGGGTCGAAATCCCGTGCCGCGCAGGACCGGCCGGTGATGGCGAACTGTCGGATGACACCGTTCCAGATGTCGTTGAAGGAGCTGTGCTATCCGATCGTGGCCGAACGCTCCTACGGTTCCCGGTTCTGGGACGTCGACGGCAACGAGTACCTCGATATCGCGATGGGCTACGGAGTGCACTTCTTCGGCTACCAGCCCGACTTCGTGCTCGAGGCGCTGCGCGCGCAGCTCGACGAGGGCGTCCACATCGGCCCCCAGGTCGCGGGCGCCGGCCACGTCGCGCGCCAGCTGTGCGAGATCACCGGCAACCAGCGCGCGGTGTTCTGCAACTCCGGCACCGAAGCGGTCATGGCCGCATTGCGTTTCGCGCGCGCGGCCACCGGCCGGACCCGGTTCGTGATGTTCGAGGGCTCCTATCACGGCTGGTCTGATGGCACCTTGGCCCTGCCCGCCGGTACCCAGAAATCCATGGCGATGTCGCGCGGTGTCGGTGCGGGCGTGATGAGCGATGTCATCGTGCTCGACTACGGGGCACCGGAGAGCCTCGAAGTGATCAGTGGCCTCGGTGCGGAGCTGGCCGCGGTGTTGGTCGAGCCGGTGCAAAGCCGTCGACCCGATCTGCAGCCGGCCGAGTTCCTGCACACGTTGCGTGAACTGACCCATGCCTCAGGTATGGCCCTGATCTTCGACGAGGTGGTCACCGGGTTCCGGGTCGGACCGCGCGGTGCACAAGGTTGGTCGGGTGTGGACGCCGATATGGCCGTCTACGGCAAGATCCTCGGCGGGGGGCTGCCGGTCGGTGCCGTCGCCGGGCGTGCTGAATTCCTCGACACCATCGACGGCGGTGCCTGGTCCTATGGTGACGACTCGAGCCCCTCGGTGCCGACGACCTTTTACGGCGGAACGTTCAACCGCAACCCGCTGACGATGGCGGCGGCCTCGGCAGTGTTGACTCGCGTGGCCGCCGAGGGCCCGCAGCTGGCGCAGCGCGCCAGCGAGCACGTGGCATGGCTGGCCGAGGACTTCAACACCTTCTGCCGCAGTGAAGGATTCCCGCTGCGGATCGTGTACTTCACCTCGGTGTTCCGGTTCATCGGCGAGGGTGACTATCGGCTGCTGCGTTCCTCCCTCGAACTCGAACTGTTCTTCCACCTGCTCGCGCTGCACGGGGTCTACGTTCTCGAAACCCGCGTCTGCTACCTGTCAGCGGCCCACACCGACCAGGACATGCGCCGCATCGCAGAGACCGCGAAAACCTGCCTGCACGAGTTGCGCCGCGGCGGCTTCTTCCCAGCACCAACTCTCACGACTGCTTCGGTGCCGATCCGGCAGCGGTCGCGGCTGCTCGACGATGCTCACCTGGACCTCACTGTGGCGACAGGGCTCGCTCCGGACGCCGACAGGGGCGAGGACGTGCTGGTGACCGGTGCCACCGGATTCCTCGGCCGCTACCTGACACGGGATCTGCTCGAGGCCACCTCGGCACGTATCCACTGTTTGGTGCGCGCACGCGACACCGATCAGGCCAACCAGAGGGTGATCGCCGCGCTGACCGAAGCCGGCGAGATCGACGACGCGTGGCGGGAGCGGATCGTCGCCATCCCCGCCGAGTTGTCCAGTCCGAGACTGGGAGTGGCGACCAATCAGTGGCGACACCTCGCTGAGCAGATCACCGCGATCTACCACTGCGGGGCACACGTGAACGCGCTGCTGCCCTACGACAAACTCGAGCCCGCCAACGTGTGCGGGACCCGCGAGCTTCTGCGCCTGGCCGCCGAGCATCACCCGACACCGTTTCACTATGTCTCCTCCGACGCGGTATTCGATGCCCACGGTTATCACCGGCACGCCGTCCTCTACGAAGACCAACCGCTGGCCTACAGCGACAGCATGTACGGCGGCGGCTACGCCGAAACCAAGTGGGTGGCAGACACACTCGTCGACCACGCCCGCAGTCTCGGCCTGCCCACCAACATCTATCGCCCCGGCGTGCTCTTGTGCGCCACTACCGGCGGCTGCGGGCAGCCCGGCGACTTCATGAACCGTTTCCTGCGCGGCGTCATCGAGCTCGGCGTATGCCCGGATCTGGACGCAACGATCGACCTCACCCCGGTCGACTACGCCTCACACCTGATCGTGGACCTCTCGCGCACAGGCCGGACACACTCCACGTTCCATCTGACCCATCCCGACCCGATCAGCTATGCCGAGTTCATCGAGGCAGTGCGCGCGAACGGGTATCGGATCCAGACCGTCGCGCTACACGAGTGGGACGCCATTGTGCGGGCATTGCGGCACGAGGACGGCAACCCGCTGTACCCACTGGTGCCGCTGCTCACCGAGTCGCCGGATCCCTACTTCCGCAAGGCACGCCTCGATGTCGGCAACACCCGCGCCGCCGCACCCACGGTGATCGACTCCTGCCCGTCGCTGCCCGAGTTGATCGCGCTGCATCTGCAACGCCTTCGCGCCCAAGGATTTCTGCCCCCGGCGCCCGAGTTGGCAGGCACTTCGGCGGTGGCGGCCCGATGACCGGATTCGGCCCGGGCCTCTCCGCCGTGGATGTCGCTGACATCGACCACGATTGGCTGCATACCCGGCTGGGCTGGAGGGTGAACCATGAGCAGCCGGTGTCGGCGGAGTCCCTGCTCCGCGCGGGCGGCTCGACCTGCGGGGTGCATCGCGTCCGCTGCGGTGACCGCTCTTTCATCTACAAGACCGCACCGCAGGGCAACAGTGTGTGGGCCCAGTGGATCCGCGACGCCGACGCAGTCGCGCGGGAAGTGCGCAGCTACCGACTCCTGGGTGAGCACGGGCCGGTTGCTGAGCTGATCGCTCCGCGATGCTATTGGTCGACACTCGGCGTCGACGGGCGTGGGGCGTTGGCGCTGCAAGACCTGGGCGCATCCGGCGCACCCGATCCCACCGCATTGGCTCGGGGGCTGACCTATCCGCAAGCACGGGCCGCGATGCGGCCGCTGGCGGTTCTGCACGCGCTCGCCGCCAACACGGCTGCGGACTTTTCGGTGCCGCCGCATCCGTGGCTGCTTTCCGCGTCCTCCGCCGATCTGATCACCGCCATTCGCGCGGGTTTCGACGATCTGCCCCGCGCATGGGAGATCTGTCAGCCCGATGTCGGATCGGTTGCGGTGCAACGGATCATCTCCGGCATCGACGTGGAACAGGAGTTGATCGGTGCGCATCAAGGCTCGACGTTGATCTCGGTATGCCATGGCGATCTGTGGGCAGGAAATCTCGTCTTCACCACTGCCGGCCCAGCCCGGCCGATGACCGCGCGACTGATCGACTGGCAGTTCACGATGTGGGGCAACCCGCTGTCCGACCTGGCCGTGCTGCTGATGTCGTCGCTGCACCCGGCACACCGGCAGGCTTGGCAGGAACCCCTGCTGCGCCACTACCACCAAACTCTGATCGCGCAATCGGGGCTGGCCTACAGCTTCGCCGAATGCCTCGACGACTTCGACCGAGCCCAGCGGTTCGCAGCGCTCGTCGTGCTGGCAACCCTGGACGGCTATACCGCCGAGATGACCGTCACCGAGCGCGCACGGTTCGCGCCTAGAGTGCTGACCGCCCTGAACCTGGTCACCACCGCATACGCCACCGGAACCCCATCTGACACAGACAGTTTCGAAGCCAACAGTCGAACAGGAGCGAGGTAGACGTGGCGAAGATCGTTGAAGTCGCGGTGATCGGCGCCGGCATGTTCGGGGCAGCGGCCAGCAAATACCTCAGCCGCGAAGGCGCCGACGTCCTCGTCATCGGGCCGGGCGAACCCGTGGGCACGGGGCAAGTCAGCCCAGCCGCGTTCAGCGCCCATTTCGACGAAGCCCGGATCTGCCGACGGCTGGGCTGGGACGAGGTATGGGCGGCGCTGGATGCCCGATCCCTCGAGCGGTTCCGCGACATCGAAACCGAATCCGGCATCGCCTTCTTCCGCGACTGCGGATCACTGGTATTGCTGGCCAAGTCGATTCACCACCGGACCACGGTGATCGTCGACCAATGCCACGACGAAGGGATCCCGGTCGAGCGACTGACCGAACCTGCACTGCGGGCAGAGTTTCCCGCACTCGGACTGCCGCGCCTGGCCGACGGGGTCGAGGGTTTGCTCGAGCGGACGCACGCCGGCTACCTGAACCCGAGAAAACTCGTCGCCGCCCAGCTCGTTCTGACCGACGCTGCCGGGGGCCGACGCCTGCGCGGCGCTGTCCACGCGATCAGCAAGGACCGGGGACTGTGGAAGCTGCAGGTAGTCCACGACGACGGGGGCATCGATGAGATCACTGCCGAGAAGGTGCTTATCGCCACCGGCGCGCTCACCAACGAAACCGGTGTCCTTCCCGAGGGGCGCCGCCTCACGCTTCGCGCGTTCACCGAACCCAACCTGCTGTTCGAACTCAGCGACAGCGATCGTGACCGCTTGCAGACGCTACCGCCGGTAGTGACCGTCGACCCTCGTGATGTCGGTGACGCCAACATGTCGCTGTATATGCTGCCGCCGATCCGATACCCGGACGGCCGCTGCTACATGCGTATCGGGCCCGGCATGCAGCCGTTCGTCCAGCCGCTGCGCTCGGCCGCCGAGATGATCGACTGGTACACCGCCCAGCAGATCACCGCGCGACAAGCCCGGTTCCTCACCGATGCGATGGAAACCATGGTGCCCGGCCTGCGCCCGGCATCGGCGCGGCAGGCCTGCTGCATCATCGAGAAGACCGCCACCCGTTACCCCTATATCGGCCACCTCGACGATGACGATGACAGCCTCACCGTCGCGGTAGGAGGCAACGGGCACGGTGCCCGCGGATCCGACGAGATCGGCCGCCTCGCCGCGAACACCGTCCTGGGAAAGCCCTGGGACTGCCCCATCCCCGAGAACACATTCACTCCCGTCATAACCCAGACGAGTGATTGTTCGACCCAACTCGACGGACTCAAACCACCGTTCGGCCTGTGCTGACCGTCCAGAAGTGATTGGGTGTCGCGAAGTTAGGGGATGACCGCCTCGATCGGCAGATTCCATCGGGTCTCGGTCCGGCCGTTAGCGACGCCGTGCGACGGCACGGGAATCGGGTAGTCGCCGGTCAAGCACGCTGTGCACAGGCCGGTTGTGTCTTCGGGGCTGATGGCGGTGAGCATCGCGTCGATGTCCAAGTACGCCAAGGAGTCCGCCCCGAGGAAGGTTCTGATCTCCTCGACACTCATTTGCGCTGCAACCAGTTTCGACTGGTCGGTGGTGTCCATGCCATACCAGCACGGCCATTTGTACGGCGGTGAGAGCACCCGCAGGTGGATCTCGGCCACACCGGAATTGCGCAGCATGCGCATCGTTTCCAGCAGTGTGGTAGCTCGGATGATCGAGTCCTCGACCACGACGAGGCGCTTGCCTTCGATGTTCTCTCGAATCGGGTTCAGCTTGATCTTGACCGCGTTGCGGCGAAGCTGCTGAGTGGGGGCGATGAATGTTCGGCCGATGTATCTGTTCTTGACGAAACCGTCGACGTACGGGATGCCGGACTCGTGCGCGTATCCCTGGGCGCCGGGAACGCTGGATTCCGGGATCGGGACCACGGCGTCGGCGTCGACGGGAGCCTGACGTGCCAGGGCTTCGCCCATGCGCTGCCGGACTCGATGAACATTCTGGCCCCGCAGATTTCCATCCGGCCGAGCGAAATACACATACTCGAATGAACAGAATTTCGGCACGATCTCTTCGGCGGGGAAGGGCCACAACGACTTCACACCGGCGCCGTCGATGACAACCATCTCGCCAGGTTGAATCTCACGAACGACAGCGGCGTCGATAACATCGAGCGCCGGTGTCTCCGACGCCAGGGCCCAGCCCCCATCATTGAGGCGGCCGAGGAACAGCGGGCGAAAGCCATGCGGGTCACGCACACCGATGATCGCGTCCTGGCTCAGGAGCACGAAGGAATAGGCTCCGCTGAGCCGGGGGAGCGTGCGGACGAATGCCTCGACGAGTTCGTCCTGATCACCGCTGCCGCCATGCAATTCGCGTGCCAGCAGCTCGGCCGCGAGATCGCTGTCGCTGCCGATTCCATCGGCGGGGACACCGAGTTCCGTAGCGAGTGGCTCGGTATTGACGAGGTTGCCGTTATGGGCCAGCGCGAATTGGTGTTTGCCGACTTGCCGGTACACCGGCTGGGAGTTTTGCCAGTCGCCGGAACCTGTTGTGCTGTAACGGGTGTGGCCGATCGCCAAGTCCCCACGCAGGGTCTGCAAACGATAGTCGTTGAAAATGGTTGAGACCAGGCCGGTGTCCTTGTCGACCCAAATCTTGTCGCCCTCGCTGACCGCTATGCCTGCGGCTTCCTGTCCCCGATGCTGCAGGGCGAACAGGCCGAGATAGACCATGTGAGAGACGGGGCTGCCGGGGGCATAGAGTCCGAAAACGCCGCAAGATTCCTTGGGTGCACTGTCGTCCACCGCCAAAGCGTACCCGACCGGCGGCCATCCTTCGTCGGCCGCAGTGCGTAGGTTTGCGCCGCAAGCAGTGTCATTTCGTGCGGGCATGCAAGTGCATGTCGTGCCATCCATCCAGGTGCAGCCCGGCGCTTGCTTTCGTGCCCTCCAGCCCAAAACCCGTCTTGTCGGCGACACGGCAGGAGGCGTGATTGTGTACCGAGTGAGTCAGCTCGAGCCGGTGAAATCCGACTCCGTCGAAGGCCCAGGCGGTCAGCGCCTCAACGGCGCGAGGGGCAACGGCCAAGCCGCGGGCCGCGGGCATGGTCCAGTACGCCATCTCCGCCTGGCCGGCGGGCAAGTCCATGTGCTTGAGCGAAGTCCGCCCGACAACGCGACCGTCGCTGTCTGCGACTGCCCAGTGAGCCCGGATAGCGTTGCGCCATGCACGATTCCACGCCTGGATCCAGCTGCTCGCCTCATCTGTCGATGCCGCGGCGCGAACATGCCATCGCTGGATCATCGGGTCCTGGAATGCCTCGAACACCGCTGGTGCGTCATCATGCGACCACGGCCGCAGAACCAAGCCGCCGGGAGCCGGAATCATAGGTTGAGCGGTCTGCGTGAAACGCTCGGCGCTGACGACATCGGGTGTCAGTTCAGGCATACAGGGATTCTGTGGTGCCGACGCGATTTACCGTGGTAAGCCCCGGTCGACACGGAGAGTCGAAACTGCGGTGAAAATGGATCCTGTAGGTCGTAGGCCTACAGGACGAGATTACAACGCGGCATCCGAAGTCATCATCGCGTTACGCCGCGCCGATCGTCACCGATCACGGACACAACTACATCCGTTCGTGAAAACTATTCCGGCTGATGATGTTCTGGCGCCGACCTCGCCACCGACCACAGCATCACCCCCAGCCAACTCGCGGCGGCCCGCATCGATACCACCACGACCTTGCCCGGCGCGCGCGATGAGCGGGCAGGACAGAACCCAGGGATCTGGCAGCAAACGATCTACAACTACACCCGCGATTTCACCATCAACCTGCGCCACGCCGAAGCCGGGGATTTGATTAGCTGTTCCGCGACCGAGGAGCATCAAAATGGCGCCGAGCATTCAACAGCTGATGGTCTTATTTGGGACTGCGAGGATAACGGTGTCATCGCTACGCTGACTCGGCAGTATCTACGTCCGAGCCAAACAGTCACACTCCGCTGGAAGGTTACCCGTGAGCACTCGTGACGCGGTCGAGCACACCATCCGGGCATGGAATCAGCACGAGATCGGTCGAGGTGCCCCAGCCGTCATCGACTTCGACTTCTTCCCATCCGCTGGTTCGCAGCCAAGCCCAGTCGACCGGCTCGCAACGTTTCGGCGGTTGAGCGAGCTGCTGCGCGAAACCGAGGAACCCTCGGTTGTGAAGCGAGTCAACGCTGATCTCGCGTATCTCCGAGCACTCATGGGCGAACGCGCGACCCTCGATGACTATGTCCGCGCAACGCAAGGATGTCCGGCCGCTGGGTGGCCCACCGACTATGTCACCGCCAAGGGGGAGATCGCCCGCCAATGCCTGGACAGCCGCGGTATCCGATGGGGCGAGAACACCGCCATTGATCTCGCTGAGGCTGAAGGCCCGATCGATGCGTCTGCGGCACCGGACGCGATCCGCCAAGCCGCAACCGAATACGAGCCGGTCGTGCGGATCGCGACCAATACGCAGGCCGCCTACGAGCTGACGATCGAGGAAGCCGACGTCGACGCCTACTGGGGGTACTGGCTCGACGGCGCTGGTCAACGAGTTCGTCTGCGGCTCAATATGCGCAATGCGAGCTATACGAAAGTCCAAGCCCGCCAGTTCGCGCTGCATGAGGTCTTAGGTCACGGATTGCAAAGCGCCAGCATCGCCGCCCGCTGCGCGACAGAAGATGTCCCGTGGGTGCGCCTATTGTCTGTTCACGGCCCACAACAGGTCCTGCTGGAAGGCTTGGCACAGGCGATGCCGTTATTCATCGCCCCCGACGATGAAGCGTTGGTTGCGCGGGTACGGATCGACCACTACACCCACCTCGTGCGCTCCGAACTGCACATCGCGTTGAACGCCGGAACACCCATCGAAGAATGCGCGCGACACGCCCAATCGCGCGTGCCATGGTGGAAAGACAGCCAAATCGCCGGTCTGCTGGCAGACCGCAGTACCGACCCGCAGCTCAGAACCTACATGTGGGCATACGCCGCTGGCATCGACTGGTTCGCCAACCTCGCCGACGCGAACGAGACAACGATTCAACAGGTACTCCACGCCGCATACCGTGCCCCACTGACCCCGACCGACCTCGAAGAACTCTGGCGCGAAGGACCAGCTGTCGGTGGTCCCGGAGGTTGTGGCCTGTAGGAGCACAAGATTCGCGCGGTCACCGGCAGCCGGGCCGCGTTAGACAGCTCGCAGCTGATTGGGAACGTTTCGACGTGTGGGGCAGCTTTGCTGCGCGAGCGTGGTGCGGATGGGAGCGTTTATCCTGTTGCGGCAGAATGTGTTTCGGCGCCGTGAAGGGGGCGGGTTCACGTGGTCAGTCCGGGCGGGGCCACCCGATGTGGACGCTGAGGCGGGCGCGTGCGGGTGATGGGCCGCGGTTGCGTGCCCTGCGGATACAGGCGCTGCGCACTGACGGAGCGGCGTTCCTCGAAACTCTACGGGAAGCTGCAGCATTGGATGCAGCCGCCTGGGAAGCCCGCATAGCCCGCTACAGCCGTCGCGGGCATCAGGTCCTGGTCGTCGCCGAGGATCTGGGCAACTCTTCGTGGGTGGGCATGGCGGGCGCTTTCCTGGATTCCGAGCGTGACAGCGATGAGTTCGATCTCCCGGATCCGCCTGTTGCTGCTGGTGATCGGTGGGCAATGGTGTGGGGCACCTATGTTGATCCGTCGCACCGGGGCCAAGGTGTCGCCGATGGCTTGTGTGCAGGGCTCTACAAGTGGGCCGCTGAGGAAGCCTGCGTCGACTGGCTGGGCCTGCATGTACGCGATTCCAACACCCAAGCGATCCAGCTGTATGACCGCCAGGGGTTTCGCGTTGTTTCGCTCAGCCACCATCCAGAGCTGGGCGTGACCTCCTTGGTCATGGTCCAACCGATTACCTAGACCAACCGCAGGCAACCTGGATCGGATGTGTCCACTACTGCTGGCTGAACCACCTCGCTGGAGGTCGACCGGCCCGCCACCGGCTCAATCCTGGCTCTCAACGGTAGCCCGGATGAAGCATCGTTACCACCGTGAATCCACCGACACGATGACCACTGGTGACCGTCTGCACACCACCTTCGGTGGGGCGGCGCGGATCGATTCCAACTAGGATCTGCGGATCCGGATGTGATCATCGGTGACAGGGGTTGAAAGTAGTCATCGGTGACCGAGTGACGATCCGTCACGGAGCCACCCTGCTGGCATCGAAATCGGCGGCGACG
Protein-coding sequences here:
- the purF gene encoding amidophosphoribosyltransferase, with amino-acid sequence MDDSAPKESCGVFGLYAPGSPVSHMVYLGLFALQHRGQEAAGIAVSEGDKIWVDKDTGLVSTIFNDYRLQTLRGDLAIGHTRYSTTGSGDWQNSQPVYRQVGKHQFALAHNGNLVNTEPLATELGVPADGIGSDSDLAAELLARELHGGSGDQDELVEAFVRTLPRLSGAYSFVLLSQDAIIGVRDPHGFRPLFLGRLNDGGWALASETPALDVIDAAVVREIQPGEMVVIDGAGVKSLWPFPAEEIVPKFCSFEYVYFARPDGNLRGQNVHRVRQRMGEALARQAPVDADAVVPIPESSVPGAQGYAHESGIPYVDGFVKNRYIGRTFIAPTQQLRRNAVKIKLNPIRENIEGKRLVVVEDSIIRATTLLETMRMLRNSGVAEIHLRVLSPPYKWPCWYGMDTTDQSKLVAAQMSVEEIRTFLGADSLAYLDIDAMLTAISPEDTTGLCTACLTGDYPIPVPSHGVANGRTETRWNLPIEAVIP
- a CDS encoding N-acetyltransferase, translated to MRALRIQALRTDGAAFLETLREAAALDAAAWEARIARYSRRGHQVLVVAEDLGNSSWVGMAGAFLDSERDSDEFDLPDPPVAAGDRWAMVWGTYVDPSHRGQGVADGLCAGLYKWAAEEACVDWLGLHVRDSNTQAIQLYDRQGFRVVSLSHHPELGVTSLVMVQPIT
- a CDS encoding FAD-binding oxidoreductase, yielding MAKIVEVAVIGAGMFGAAASKYLSREGADVLVIGPGEPVGTGQVSPAAFSAHFDEARICRRLGWDEVWAALDARSLERFRDIETESGIAFFRDCGSLVLLAKSIHHRTTVIVDQCHDEGIPVERLTEPALRAEFPALGLPRLADGVEGLLERTHAGYLNPRKLVAAQLVLTDAAGGRRLRGAVHAISKDRGLWKLQVVHDDGGIDEITAEKVLIATGALTNETGVLPEGRRLTLRAFTEPNLLFELSDSDRDRLQTLPPVVTVDPRDVGDANMSLYMLPPIRYPDGRCYMRIGPGMQPFVQPLRSAAEMIDWYTAQQITARQARFLTDAMETMVPGLRPASARQACCIIEKTATRYPYIGHLDDDDDSLTVAVGGNGHGARGSDEIGRLAANTVLGKPWDCPIPENTFTPVITQTSDCSTQLDGLKPPFGLC
- a CDS encoding oxidoreductase family protein — translated: MTGFGPGLSAVDVADIDHDWLHTRLGWRVNHEQPVSAESLLRAGGSTCGVHRVRCGDRSFIYKTAPQGNSVWAQWIRDADAVAREVRSYRLLGEHGPVAELIAPRCYWSTLGVDGRGALALQDLGASGAPDPTALARGLTYPQARAAMRPLAVLHALAANTAADFSVPPHPWLLSASSADLITAIRAGFDDLPRAWEICQPDVGSVAVQRIISGIDVEQELIGAHQGSTLISVCHGDLWAGNLVFTTAGPARPMTARLIDWQFTMWGNPLSDLAVLLMSSLHPAHRQAWQEPLLRHYHQTLIAQSGLAYSFAECLDDFDRAQRFAALVVLATLDGYTAEMTVTERARFAPRVLTALNLVTTAYATGTPSDTDSFEANSRTGAR
- a CDS encoding GNAT family N-acetyltransferase encodes the protein MPELTPDVVSAERFTQTAQPMIPAPGGLVLRPWSHDDAPAVFEAFQDPMIQRWHVRAAASTDEASSWIQAWNRAWRNAIRAHWAVADSDGRVVGRTSLKHMDLPAGQAEMAYWTMPAARGLAVAPRAVEALTAWAFDGVGFHRLELTHSVHNHASCRVADKTGFGLEGTKASAGLHLDGWHDMHLHARTK